Proteins found in one Chlamydia pneumoniae TW-183 genomic segment:
- a CDS encoding porin, which yields MKKLLKSALLSAAFAGSVGSLQALPVGNPSDPSLLIDGTIWEGAAGDPCDPCATWCDAISLRAGFYGDYVFDRILKVDAPKTFSMGAKPTGSAAANYTTAVDRPNPAYNKHLHDAEWFTNAGFIALNIWDRFDVFCTLGASNGYIRGNSTAFNLVGLFGVKGTTVNANELPNVSLSNGVVELYTDTSFSWSVGARGALWECGCATLGAEFQYAQSKPKVEELNVICNVSQFSVNKPKGYKGVAFPLPTDAGVATATGTKSATINYHEWQVGASLSYRLNSLVPYIGVQWSRATFDADNIRIAQPKLPTAVLNLTAWNPSLLGNATALSTTDSFSDFMQIVSCQINKFKSRKACGVTVGATLVDADKWSLTAEARLINERAAHVSGQFRF from the coding sequence ATGAAAAAACTCTTAAAGTCGGCGTTATTATCCGCCGCATTTGCTGGTTCTGTCGGCTCCTTACAAGCCTTGCCTGTAGGGAACCCTTCTGATCCAAGCTTATTAATTGATGGTACAATATGGGAAGGTGCTGCAGGAGATCCTTGCGATCCTTGCGCTACTTGGTGCGACGCTATTAGCTTACGTGCTGGATTTTACGGAGACTATGTTTTCGACCGTATCTTAAAAGTAGATGCACCTAAAACATTTTCTATGGGAGCCAAGCCTACTGGATCCGCTGCTGCAAACTATACTACTGCCGTAGATAGACCTAACCCGGCCTACAATAAGCATTTACACGATGCAGAGTGGTTCACTAATGCAGGCTTCATTGCCTTAAACATTTGGGATCGCTTTGATGTTTTCTGTACTTTAGGAGCTTCTAATGGTTACATTAGAGGAAACTCTACAGCGTTCAATCTCGTTGGTTTATTCGGAGTTAAAGGTACTACTGTAAATGCAAATGAACTACCAAACGTTTCTTTAAGTAACGGAGTTGTTGAACTTTACACAGACACCTCTTTCTCTTGGAGCGTAGGCGCTCGTGGAGCCTTATGGGAATGCGGTTGTGCAACTTTGGGAGCTGAATTCCAATATGCACAGTCCAAACCTAAAGTTGAAGAACTTAATGTGATCTGTAACGTATCGCAATTCTCTGTAAACAAACCCAAGGGCTATAAAGGCGTTGCTTTCCCCTTGCCAACAGACGCTGGCGTAGCAACAGCTACTGGAACAAAGTCTGCGACCATCAATTATCATGAATGGCAAGTAGGAGCCTCTCTATCTTACAGACTAAACTCTTTAGTGCCATACATTGGAGTACAATGGTCTCGAGCAACTTTTGATGCTGATAACATCCGCATTGCTCAGCCAAAACTACCTACAGCTGTTTTAAACTTAACTGCATGGAACCCTTCTTTACTAGGAAATGCCACAGCATTGTCTACTACTGATTCGTTCTCAGACTTCATGCAAATTGTTTCCTGTCAGATCAACAAGTTTAAATCTAGAAAAGCTTGTGGAGTTACTGTAGGAGCTACTTTAGTTGATGCTGATAAATGGTCACTTACTGCAGAAGCTCGTTTAATTAACGAGAGAGCTGCTCACGTATCTGGTCAGTTCAGATTCTAA
- a CDS encoding UvrB/UvrC motif-containing protein: MVHSPTHQCYHCQQPATICYTEIDKDKVIRSYVCATCPCPSHYYNNEHLSLSKGVGVLTLECGNCKTVWHSKQDDEQLLGCHQCYTNFKNQITSKLKSERVVSSSFTMEKGQGSLHIGRAPGEASNTNPLLKLIALNEALQDTLEREDYEQAAVIRDQINHLKTKNPDDPS; this comes from the coding sequence ATGGTTCACTCACCTACCCACCAATGTTATCATTGTCAACAGCCTGCCACCATATGCTATACAGAAATAGATAAGGATAAGGTTATACGCTCTTATGTATGCGCAACATGTCCTTGTCCTAGCCATTACTATAATAATGAGCACCTGAGTCTATCTAAAGGGGTTGGGGTTCTCACTTTAGAGTGCGGCAACTGTAAAACCGTATGGCATTCAAAGCAAGACGACGAACAACTGTTAGGCTGCCACCAATGTTATACAAATTTCAAAAATCAGATTACCAGCAAACTCAAAAGTGAGAGAGTGGTATCTTCATCCTTTACTATGGAGAAAGGCCAAGGCTCTCTTCATATAGGTCGAGCCCCTGGGGAAGCTTCCAATACAAATCCTCTTTTAAAACTTATAGCATTAAATGAAGCTTTACAAGATACCTTAGAACGAGAGGACTACGAGCAAGCAGCAGTAATCCGAGATCAGATTAATCATTTAAAAACCAAAAATCCAGATGACCCTTCCTAA
- a CDS encoding tetratricopeptide repeat protein, giving the protein MEEAAKHLAKEFLCSGINLFLSGEYEQAEKRLKETLELDSTAALAYCYLGIIALETGRVSEALNWCSKGLASEPGDSYLRYCYGVALDRGNQYEAAIEQYSAYVALHPDDVECWFSLGSVYHRLKRLQEALDCFDKILALDPWNPQSLYNKAVILSEMDDEAESIRLLEVAVAKNPLYWKAWVKLGFLLSRSKRWDKATEAYERVVQLRPDLSDGHYNLGLCYLTLDKTRLALKAFQEALFLNAEDADAHFYVGLAHLDLKQMREAYEAFNSALSINLEHERAHYLLGYLHHMQGETDKATKELLFLQKKDSTFAPLLQKTVVSDPSSMQFERRLDTIS; this is encoded by the coding sequence ATGGAAGAAGCTGCGAAACACTTGGCAAAAGAATTTCTGTGTTCAGGAATTAACCTTTTTTTGAGCGGTGAATATGAGCAAGCGGAAAAAAGACTGAAAGAAACCTTAGAATTAGACTCTACAGCAGCACTCGCTTATTGTTATTTAGGGATTATTGCTTTAGAGACTGGAAGAGTCTCCGAGGCTTTGAACTGGTGTTCTAAAGGTTTAGCATCCGAGCCGGGAGACAGCTATCTCCGTTATTGTTATGGTGTAGCGTTAGACCGGGGGAATCAATATGAAGCAGCTATCGAACAGTATAGTGCGTATGTTGCTTTGCATCCCGATGATGTTGAGTGCTGGTTTAGTCTTGGAAGTGTATATCATCGTTTGAAGAGACTTCAAGAGGCTTTAGATTGTTTTGATAAGATCCTTGCACTTGATCCTTGGAATCCACAAAGTTTATATAATAAGGCAGTGATCCTTTCTGAAATGGACGATGAAGCGGAGTCCATTCGTTTGCTTGAAGTTGCTGTAGCGAAGAATCCCTTATATTGGAAAGCTTGGGTAAAGTTAGGTTTTTTGCTTTCTCGAAGCAAACGATGGGACAAGGCTACTGAGGCTTATGAACGTGTTGTTCAGCTGCGACCTGATTTGTCTGATGGTCATTACAATTTAGGTTTATGTTATCTCACTTTAGATAAAACTCGATTAGCTTTGAAGGCTTTTCAAGAAGCGTTGTTTCTCAATGCTGAAGATGCTGATGCACATTTTTATGTCGGACTTGCTCACTTGGATCTTAAGCAAATGCGGGAAGCGTATGAGGCTTTTAATAGCGCGTTGTCTATTAATTTAGAACATGAGCGCGCTCACTATCTTCTGGGCTATTTGCATCATATGCAAGGAGAGACCGATAAGGCAACAAAAGAGCTTTTATTTTTGCAAAAAAAGGATTCTACGTTTGCTCCCTTATTGCAGAAGACTGTGGTGTCAGATCCCTCCTCAATGCAATTTGAAAGGCGTTTAGATACTATTTCTTAA
- the pyrH gene encoding UMP kinase: protein MAKQTRRVLFKISGEALSKDSSNRIDEMRLSRLVSELRAVRNNDIEIALVIGGGNILRGLAEQKELQINRVSADQMGMLATLINGMAVADALKAEDIPCLLTSTLSCPQLADLYTPQKSIEALDQGKILICTTGAGSPYLTTDTGAALRACELNVDVLIKATMHVDGVYDKDPRLFPDAVKYDFVSYKDFLSNQLGVMDASAISLCMDSHIPIRVFSFLQHSLEKALFDPTIGTLVSEDVNHVCSPRH from the coding sequence ATGGCTAAGCAAACTAGACGAGTCTTGTTTAAAATTTCTGGGGAAGCATTATCTAAAGATTCTAGCAATAGAATTGATGAAATGCGTTTATCCCGACTGGTATCAGAGCTAAGAGCAGTTCGTAATAATGATATAGAAATCGCCCTTGTAATCGGCGGTGGCAATATTTTAAGAGGACTCGCTGAGCAAAAGGAACTTCAAATTAATCGTGTATCGGCAGATCAAATGGGAATGCTGGCTACCTTGATCAATGGTATGGCAGTAGCAGATGCTTTAAAAGCTGAGGATATCCCTTGTCTTTTGACATCTACCCTATCGTGCCCACAGTTAGCTGATCTTTATACTCCACAAAAATCAATAGAAGCTTTAGACCAGGGAAAGATTCTTATCTGCACCACTGGAGCTGGTTCTCCTTATCTGACTACAGATACTGGAGCTGCTTTACGAGCTTGTGAGCTTAATGTTGACGTTTTAATCAAAGCGACTATGCATGTAGACGGTGTCTATGATAAAGATCCTAGGCTCTTTCCAGATGCTGTAAAATATGATTTTGTTTCCTATAAGGATTTTTTGAGCAATCAACTAGGGGTAATGGATGCATCAGCAATTTCCCTATGTATGGATTCTCATATTCCAATTCGTGTCTTTAGCTTTTTACAGCACTCTCTAGAAAAGGCTCTATTTGACCCTACGATTGGAACATTAGTTAGCGAGGATGTAAACCATGTCTGTTCTCCAAGACACTGA
- the rpsB gene encoding 30S ribosomal protein S2 produces MESQSCKLTIKDLMSAGAHFGHQTRRWNPKMKLYIFEEKNGLYIINLAKTLQQLRNALPHIRKVIQDNKTVLFVGTKKQAKCVIREAAIEAGEFFIAERWLGGMLTNMTTIRNSIKTLDKIEKDLSRNQAYLTKKEAALLAKRHQKLLRNLEGIRYMKKAPGLLVVVDPSYEKIAVAEAKKLGIPVLALVDTNCDPTPIDHVIPCNDDSLKSIRLIINVIKENIIEAKHKLGIEIVSPVKSLEVPDLSAFESSQDDESDEENREEDLLAKKFDGEAN; encoded by the coding sequence TTGGAATCCCAATCCTGCAAACTTACAATTAAAGACCTTATGAGTGCCGGTGCTCATTTTGGACACCAAACTCGAAGATGGAACCCAAAGATGAAACTTTACATCTTTGAGGAGAAAAACGGTCTTTACATCATCAATCTAGCAAAAACTTTACAGCAATTACGCAATGCTCTTCCCCACATTCGCAAAGTAATTCAAGACAATAAAACTGTCCTATTCGTAGGAACAAAAAAACAAGCAAAGTGTGTCATTCGAGAAGCTGCAATAGAAGCTGGCGAATTTTTTATTGCTGAACGTTGGCTAGGCGGAATGTTAACCAACATGACGACTATCCGAAATTCCATTAAAACGTTAGACAAAATTGAAAAAGATTTATCTAGAAATCAGGCCTATCTTACTAAGAAAGAAGCAGCTCTTTTAGCTAAACGTCATCAAAAATTATTGCGAAACCTTGAAGGGATTCGTTACATGAAGAAGGCTCCTGGTCTTCTAGTTGTTGTTGACCCTAGCTATGAAAAAATTGCTGTTGCAGAAGCAAAAAAACTCGGAATTCCTGTTCTTGCTCTCGTCGATACTAACTGCGATCCTACTCCTATCGACCATGTGATCCCCTGTAATGATGACTCTCTTAAAAGCATTCGATTAATCATCAATGTGATTAAAGAAAATATTATCGAGGCCAAACATAAGCTTGGTATAGAAATTGTTTCTCCAGTGAAATCTTTAGAAGTGCCCGATCTCTCAGCTTTCGAATCTAGCCAAGATGACGAATCTGACGAAGAGAATCGAGAAGAAGATCTATTAGCAAAAAAATTTGATGGCGAGGCAAACTAA
- a CDS encoding protein arginine kinase: MTLPNDLLETLVKRKESPQANKVWPVTTFSLARNLSVSKFLPCLSKEQKLEILQFITSHFNHIEGFGEFIVLPLKDTPLWQKEFLLEHFLLPYDLVGNPEGEALVVSRSGDFLAAINFQDHLVLHGIDFQGNVEKTLDQLVQLDSYLHSKLSFAFSSEFGFLTTNPKNCGTGLKSQCFLHIPALLYSKEFTNLIDEEVEIITSSLLLGVTGFPGNIVVLSNRCSLGLTEELLLSSLRITASKLSVAEVAAKKRLSEENSGDLKNLILRSLGLLTHSCQLELKETLDALSWIQLGIDLGLIKVTENHPLWNPLFWQIRRAHLALQKQAEDSRDLQKDTISHLRASVLKELTKGLSPESF, from the coding sequence ATGACCCTTCCTAATGATTTACTAGAGACCTTAGTAAAGAGAAAAGAAAGTCCACAGGCAAACAAAGTGTGGCCTGTAACTACATTTTCTTTAGCTAGAAATCTCTCTGTATCTAAGTTCCTTCCCTGTTTATCTAAAGAACAGAAATTAGAGATTCTCCAATTTATCACCTCTCATTTTAATCATATTGAAGGCTTTGGGGAATTTATAGTGCTTCCTCTAAAAGACACTCCCCTATGGCAGAAAGAGTTTCTACTTGAGCATTTTTTACTCCCTTATGATTTGGTGGGGAACCCAGAAGGTGAGGCATTAGTAGTTAGCAGATCTGGAGACTTCTTAGCAGCTATAAATTTTCAAGATCATCTTGTTTTACATGGAATTGATTTCCAAGGAAATGTTGAGAAAACTCTTGATCAACTTGTACAATTGGATAGTTATCTCCATAGCAAGTTATCTTTTGCTTTTTCTTCAGAATTTGGATTTTTAACAACCAATCCTAAGAACTGTGGGACGGGGTTAAAAAGCCAATGTTTTCTGCATATTCCTGCGCTTCTATATTCTAAAGAATTTACCAATCTTATTGATGAAGAGGTGGAGATAATTACTTCTAGTTTATTACTAGGGGTTACAGGATTTCCTGGCAATATTGTGGTATTATCGAATCGTTGTTCTTTAGGGCTCACTGAAGAACTGCTTCTTTCTTCTTTAAGGATTACTGCTTCCAAGCTCAGTGTTGCTGAGGTTGCAGCAAAAAAACGGCTTTCTGAGGAGAATTCTGGCGATTTAAAGAATCTTATCCTTCGTTCCTTAGGTCTACTTACCCATTCCTGCCAACTTGAGCTGAAAGAGACTCTAGATGCCTTGAGCTGGATACAACTGGGTATAGATTTAGGCTTGATTAAAGTAACCGAAAATCATCCCCTATGGAATCCATTATTTTGGCAAATACGTCGAGCACATCTTGCCTTGCAAAAACAAGCTGAAGACTCCCGGGATCTGCAAAAAGATACGATTTCACATTTAAGAGCTAGCGTATTGAAGGAGTTAACTAAAGGATTATCTCCTGAGAGTTTCTGA
- a CDS encoding PBP2-transglycosylase/transpeptidase yields MKRPKKFPIYLSIAQKTNRLLSGIVIAFAVIALRLWYLAVVEHEQKLEEAYKPQIRVLPQYVERATICDRFGKTLAVNQLQYDVSVAYGAIRDLPTRAWRVDEHGHKQLIPVRKHYIMCLSELLSQELHLDREAIEDAIHAKASVLGSVPYLVAANVSERTYLKLKMLSKDWPGLHVEAVVRRHYPQESVASDILGYVGPISLQEYKRVTQELSQLRECVRAYEEGEDPKLPEGLASIDQVRALLESVESNAYSLNALVGKMGVEACWDSKLRGKIGKKPILVDRRGNFIQEMEGAVPEAPGTKLQLTLSAELQAYADALLLEYEKTETFRSAKSLKKREKLPPLFPWIKGGAIIALDPNNGEILAMASSPRYRNNDFVNAKVAEDSKAVRSSIYRWLENKEHIAEIYDRKVPLIRERRNPLTGLCYEEILPLTFDCFLDFLFPENSVIKLQLKRNSFVGQAIEVQNLVTRLLSLFPYEEGTCPCSAIFDAVFPNEEGHILIQEVISLREQKWIMECLNQHKADIEELKEALDQVFNELPANYDKILYTDILRLIVDPERFSPVLPSEVHRLSLSEFTELQGRYVVLRSAFSTILEDAFIEVHFKSWRKSEFLQYLAAKRQEEALRKQRYPTPYVDYLEEEKTRQYKMFCQEHLDTFLAYLFSKTPYKEGLEPYYDILDLWINELDNGAHRALSWHEHYLFLKERVSHLSEHLPALFSTFREFNELQRPLLGKYPISIVRNKRQTEQDLAASFYPVYGYGYLRPHAYGQAATLGSIFKLVSAYSVLSQRILWGHNEEPANPLVIIDKNSFGYRSSKPHVGFFKDGTPIPTFFRGGSLPGNDFMGRGFIDLVSALEMSSNPYFSLLVGEGLGDPEDLADAASLFGFGEKTGLGLPGEYAGRVPHDLAYNRSGLYATAIGQHTLVVTPLQTAVMLASLVNGGVVYVPKLLLGEWEGEHVSYLSSKKKRTIFMPDAVVEVLKTGMRNVIWGQYGTARAIQSQFPPQLLSRIIGKTSTAESIMRVGLDREYGTMKMKDIWFAAVGFSDQDLSLPTIVVIVYLRLGEFGRDAAPMAVKMIDMWEKIQQRESFLRG; encoded by the coding sequence ATGAAACGACCGAAAAAATTTCCTATTTATCTTTCCATTGCTCAAAAGACCAACAGACTGTTGTCTGGGATTGTTATTGCATTTGCTGTGATTGCATTGCGTTTATGGTATCTTGCTGTTGTTGAACATGAACAAAAGTTAGAAGAGGCATACAAGCCACAGATTCGAGTGCTTCCTCAATATGTGGAAAGAGCAACGATTTGTGATCGTTTTGGAAAGACATTGGCTGTGAATCAGTTGCAATATGATGTGAGCGTTGCTTATGGGGCCATTCGTGATTTGCCTACTCGGGCTTGGCGTGTCGATGAGCATGGGCATAAACAGCTCATTCCTGTGCGTAAGCATTATATAATGTGTTTGTCTGAGCTTTTATCTCAGGAATTGCATTTAGATCGCGAGGCGATCGAAGATGCAATTCATGCAAAAGCTTCTGTATTAGGTTCGGTCCCTTATTTAGTGGCTGCTAATGTTTCTGAGCGCACCTATTTGAAACTCAAAATGTTATCTAAAGATTGGCCTGGATTGCATGTAGAGGCTGTAGTTCGTCGTCATTATCCTCAAGAAAGCGTGGCTTCAGATATTTTAGGTTATGTAGGACCTATCAGTCTTCAAGAGTATAAGAGAGTCACTCAGGAGCTGAGTCAATTGCGTGAGTGTGTGCGTGCTTATGAAGAGGGTGAAGATCCTAAGTTGCCTGAAGGATTAGCAAGTATAGATCAGGTGCGTGCTTTATTAGAGTCTGTGGAGAGCAACGCTTATAGTTTAAATGCTTTAGTAGGAAAAATGGGTGTTGAGGCCTGTTGGGACTCAAAATTACGAGGTAAGATCGGAAAAAAACCGATTTTAGTAGATCGTCGTGGGAACTTCATTCAAGAAATGGAGGGTGCTGTTCCTGAAGCTCCTGGAACTAAATTGCAGTTGACTTTGTCTGCTGAGCTACAAGCGTATGCGGATGCGTTACTTTTAGAATATGAAAAAACGGAGACGTTTCGTAGTGCTAAGTCATTGAAGAAACGAGAGAAGCTTCCTCCTTTGTTCCCTTGGATTAAAGGAGGAGCCATTATTGCGTTAGATCCTAATAACGGAGAGATTTTAGCCATGGCTTCTTCTCCCCGTTATCGTAACAATGATTTTGTGAATGCGAAGGTTGCGGAAGATTCTAAAGCGGTAAGATCGTCTATTTATCGATGGTTAGAAAATAAAGAGCATATTGCAGAAATTTATGATAGGAAAGTCCCTCTAATTCGGGAAAGAAGGAATCCTCTTACTGGATTATGTTATGAAGAGATTTTGCCATTAACCTTTGATTGCTTCCTTGATTTTCTTTTCCCTGAAAACTCTGTGATTAAATTGCAGTTAAAAAGAAACAGCTTTGTAGGACAGGCGATAGAGGTTCAAAACTTGGTGACTCGTTTGCTTTCTTTATTTCCTTATGAAGAGGGGACGTGTCCTTGTTCCGCTATTTTTGATGCAGTTTTCCCTAATGAAGAGGGGCATATCTTAATCCAAGAAGTCATTTCTCTTCGGGAACAAAAATGGATCATGGAATGTCTGAATCAGCATAAAGCAGATATTGAAGAGCTTAAGGAAGCATTAGACCAAGTTTTTAATGAGCTTCCTGCGAATTACGATAAAATCTTGTATACGGATATCCTTAGGCTGATTGTAGATCCAGAGCGTTTTTCTCCTGTACTTCCTTCAGAGGTTCATAGGCTCTCGTTATCTGAATTTACAGAGCTTCAAGGACGTTATGTGGTGCTTCGCTCTGCATTCTCTACTATTTTAGAAGATGCTTTTATTGAGGTGCATTTTAAGTCGTGGCGTAAGAGTGAATTTCTTCAATATCTTGCTGCGAAACGTCAAGAGGAAGCATTAAGGAAACAGAGGTATCCTACACCTTATGTAGATTACTTAGAGGAAGAAAAAACAAGGCAATATAAAATGTTCTGCCAAGAACATTTGGATACATTTCTTGCGTATTTATTTTCTAAAACCCCTTATAAAGAAGGCTTAGAGCCTTACTATGATATTTTAGATTTATGGATAAATGAATTAGATAATGGAGCGCATAGAGCGTTATCTTGGCACGAACATTATCTTTTTCTAAAAGAACGTGTGTCGCATCTTTCAGAACATCTCCCTGCACTTTTTTCTACATTTCGTGAATTCAATGAATTGCAACGTCCTCTATTAGGCAAATATCCCATCTCGATTGTGAGAAATAAGAGGCAGACAGAACAAGATTTAGCTGCTTCTTTTTATCCAGTATATGGATACGGATACCTACGTCCTCATGCCTACGGGCAAGCAGCTACCTTAGGTTCTATTTTTAAGTTAGTATCTGCATATTCTGTGTTATCTCAGAGGATCTTATGGGGACATAATGAGGAGCCTGCGAATCCCTTGGTCATTATTGATAAAAATTCCTTTGGCTATAGGAGTTCTAAGCCTCACGTGGGCTTTTTTAAAGATGGCACACCGATTCCCACGTTTTTCCGTGGGGGGAGTTTGCCGGGAAATGATTTCATGGGAAGAGGCTTTATTGATTTAGTCTCAGCATTAGAGATGTCTAGCAACCCGTACTTTTCATTATTGGTAGGGGAAGGTCTTGGGGATCCTGAAGATTTAGCAGACGCGGCTTCTTTATTTGGTTTTGGCGAGAAAACAGGTTTAGGATTGCCAGGAGAGTATGCGGGTAGGGTGCCTCATGATTTGGCGTATAACCGTTCCGGTTTATACGCAACAGCGATTGGACAGCATACTCTTGTTGTAACTCCTTTGCAGACAGCAGTGATGTTAGCTTCTTTAGTTAATGGCGGTGTGGTTTATGTCCCCAAGTTATTGCTTGGAGAATGGGAGGGGGAGCATGTTTCTTATCTCTCTTCTAAAAAGAAGCGAACGATTTTCATGCCTGATGCTGTAGTAGAGGTGCTTAAGACTGGCATGCGCAATGTTATCTGGGGTCAATACGGAACAGCTCGAGCAATACAAAGTCAATTTCCTCCACAACTTTTGTCTCGTATTATTGGAAAGACAAGTACAGCAGAGTCCATTATGCGTGTGGGACTGGATCGGGAATATGGTACCATGAAAATGAAAGACATCTGGTTTGCTGCGGTGGGTTTTTCTGATCAAGATTTATCTCTTCCTACGATCGTAGTCATAGTCTATTTACGCTTAGGAGAATTTGGTCGAGATGCGGCTCCTATGGCGGTAAAAATGATTGATATGTGGGAAAAAATTCAACAAAGAGAATCTTTTTTAAGGGGATAG
- the frr gene encoding ribosome recycling factor codes for MSVLQDTEKKMAAALDFFHKEVKSFRTGKAHPALVETVVVDVYGTTMRLSDIASISVADLRQLVISPYDGNNASAIAKGIIAANLNLQPEVEGSIIRIKVPEPTADYRQEMIKQLRRKCEEAKINVRNIRREANDKLKKDSALTEDVVKGNEKKIQELTDKFCKQLDELTKQKEAEIASI; via the coding sequence ATGTCTGTTCTCCAAGACACTGAGAAAAAAATGGCTGCGGCTTTAGATTTTTTTCATAAAGAAGTAAAGTCCTTTAGAACAGGAAAAGCTCATCCAGCATTAGTAGAAACTGTTGTAGTCGATGTTTATGGCACTACAATGCGTTTGTCTGATATCGCTTCGATTTCTGTTGCAGATCTTCGGCAATTGGTTATTTCTCCCTATGACGGGAACAATGCTTCTGCCATTGCAAAAGGAATTATTGCAGCGAATTTAAACTTACAGCCTGAAGTCGAAGGGTCTATTATTCGTATTAAGGTCCCTGAGCCTACTGCTGATTACCGACAAGAGATGATTAAGCAACTTCGCCGCAAGTGTGAAGAAGCTAAGATCAACGTTAGAAATATCCGCAGAGAAGCTAATGACAAGTTGAAAAAAGACTCGGCTCTTACAGAAGATGTTGTCAAAGGTAACGAGAAAAAAATTCAGGAGTTAACTGACAAGTTTTGCAAGCAGCTTGATGAGTTAACAAAGCAAAAAGAAGCTGAAATAGCTTCAATATAA
- the tsf gene encoding translation elongation factor Ts, whose protein sequence is MSDFSMETLKTLRQQTGVGLTKCKEALEACGGNLEEAVVYLRKLGLASAGKKEHRETKEGIIAAKTDANGTALIEVNVETDFVANNAVFREFVSNLLNDILKYKVDTVEALSQAASSQDPSLSVDELRAVTMQTVGENIRISRVAYFPKATNSTVGIYSHGNGKTVALTMLSGSSTADSLAKDIAMHVVAAQPQFLSKESVPAEAIAKEKEVIASQIQGKPQEVIEKIVTGKLNTFFQEACLLEQPFIKNADLSIQSLIDDFSKTSGSSVAIEQFILWKIGA, encoded by the coding sequence ATGAGCGACTTTTCTATGGAGACCCTAAAAACATTAAGACAACAAACTGGTGTAGGGTTAACAAAGTGTAAGGAAGCTTTAGAAGCTTGCGGTGGTAACCTAGAAGAAGCTGTTGTCTATTTACGTAAGTTGGGATTGGCATCTGCTGGGAAAAAAGAACACAGAGAAACTAAAGAAGGCATCATAGCAGCTAAAACTGACGCCAACGGCACTGCATTAATTGAAGTGAACGTAGAGACAGATTTTGTTGCAAACAACGCAGTCTTTAGAGAATTTGTTTCCAATCTACTTAATGACATTCTCAAATACAAAGTAGATACCGTTGAAGCCCTATCGCAAGCAGCCTCGTCCCAAGATCCCTCTCTTTCTGTAGACGAACTCAGAGCAGTGACTATGCAGACTGTAGGAGAAAACATCCGTATTAGTAGAGTGGCATACTTTCCTAAGGCTACAAATTCTACTGTAGGAATTTATTCCCATGGCAACGGCAAGACAGTAGCTCTGACTATGCTTTCAGGCTCCTCTACTGCTGACAGCTTAGCAAAAGACATTGCAATGCATGTTGTTGCTGCTCAACCTCAATTCCTCAGTAAAGAAAGCGTTCCTGCTGAAGCTATTGCTAAAGAAAAAGAAGTGATTGCTTCTCAAATTCAAGGAAAACCTCAAGAAGTTATTGAGAAGATCGTTACAGGAAAATTAAACACATTCTTCCAAGAAGCCTGTTTATTAGAACAACCATTTATTAAGAACGCCGACCTTTCTATTCAAAGTTTAATAGATGATTTCTCCAAAACCTCTGGAAGCTCTGTTGCAATAGAACAGTTCATTTTATGGAAAATAGGAGCCTAA